A genomic segment from Lignipirellula cremea encodes:
- a CDS encoding type II secretion system F family protein: protein MNFEYTARDGMGKVISGDVEALDREDALQQLHRDGFQVLKLVSEDDSGGLFPRRVGRQEIIYTASQLAIMVDTGITLSAAIEGLCEQEENPTLRAVLIDIKEQVESGEDFSVALAKHPRQFDKTFVALVRASEQTGTLGEMLERIAAYQRNQLDNLAKVRGAMAYPAIMMVIAVAVTIFLLTYILPQFEPLFSRKGMQLPTITKVLMTASNALLGYWWAWLLGAGALTAGFIYAKRTEAGRQAIDWVKINAPLFGTMYRKVIISRTISTLGMMVQSGVSMLDAVQMCIEVSSNVYYERAWRHVLSEITNGNTITNSLRGNKLFPGTLLQMIDSGEETGKLDYVLSRVSSYYDKEVDNSLKTLTSLIEPLMITVMGVVVGGIAMGLLLPIFSLSRGH, encoded by the coding sequence ATGAATTTTGAGTACACCGCCCGCGACGGCATGGGAAAGGTCATCTCCGGCGACGTGGAAGCGCTCGACCGCGAGGACGCCCTGCAGCAGCTGCATCGCGACGGCTTCCAGGTGCTCAAGCTGGTCAGCGAAGACGACAGCGGCGGGCTCTTTCCCCGCCGCGTCGGCCGCCAGGAAATCATCTACACCGCCAGCCAGCTGGCCATTATGGTCGATACGGGCATCACCCTGTCGGCCGCCATCGAAGGCCTGTGCGAACAGGAAGAGAACCCCACGCTGCGCGCTGTGCTGATCGATATCAAAGAGCAGGTCGAATCGGGCGAAGATTTTTCCGTCGCCCTGGCGAAGCATCCCCGGCAGTTCGACAAAACGTTTGTGGCCCTGGTCCGCGCGAGCGAACAGACGGGCACGCTGGGAGAAATGCTGGAACGGATCGCCGCCTATCAGCGAAACCAGCTGGACAACCTCGCCAAAGTGCGGGGAGCGATGGCGTATCCAGCCATCATGATGGTGATCGCTGTCGCCGTGACGATCTTTCTGCTGACATACATTCTGCCCCAGTTTGAGCCTTTGTTCTCTCGCAAGGGGATGCAGCTGCCGACGATCACCAAGGTGCTCATGACGGCGTCGAACGCGCTGCTGGGCTACTGGTGGGCGTGGCTGCTGGGAGCCGGCGCGCTGACGGCTGGCTTTATTTACGCCAAACGGACCGAAGCGGGCCGGCAGGCAATCGACTGGGTGAAGATCAATGCGCCTTTGTTCGGGACCATGTACCGCAAGGTAATCATCAGCCGTACGATCAGCACCCTGGGAATGATGGTGCAATCGGGCGTGTCGATGCTCGATGCGGTGCAAATGTGCATCGAGGTTTCCTCCAACGTGTATTACGAACGGGCCTGGCGGCATGTGCTGTCGGAAATCACCAACGGCAACACCATCACCAATTCGCTCCGCGGCAACAAGCTGTTCCCCGGCACGCTACTGCAGATGATCGACTCGGGCGAAGAAACGGGCAAGCTCGATTACGTGCTGTCGCGCGTCAGCAGCTACTACGACAAGGAAGTCGACAACTCGCTGAAAACGCTCACCAGCCTGATCGAACCACTGATGATCACCGTGATGGGCGTCGTCGTCGGCGGCATCGCCATGGGGCTGCTGCTGCCAATCTTCTCGCTCAGCCGCGGCCATTAA